The Desulfovibrio piger DNA segment AAGGCCGGGCGTGGCATCCGGGGCCGTCGGTATGACCGGCGGGGGGCTGTAAGGCGAAAGGTCCACGGAACACACCGCAAAACGGCATCCCTGCGGCCTGCCGCGCCCCCCGGAACGGCAGCCGCCGGACATGCGTACATGACGGCGTGATGAAGACGCCTTCCCGGTATGTGCGGGAAGGAGGGGACGGCGCTGGCCGTCCCTGCGGGAAGATCCCCGTGCCGGGACAGGGGCGGACGGGCCGCCGCCGTTCCCGGGCATGAAAAAAAGAAAGGGCGCCTTGGGCAAGGCTCCCTTTCCCGTCTGGAAATTGCCGGGACGCGCTAGATATCCTGCCGGTATTGCAGGGACTGGCGCAATGTCTCCCGGTCCATGTATTTGACCTCCGCGCCCAGGGGGATGCCCTGGGCAAGACGCGATACCCTGATGTGCGGGAAACGCTTGCGGACGAGGTTCCTGATGAACGACGCCGTGTTCTCCGCATCGATGGTGGCCCCCAGGGCCAGGATGAGCTCGTGGATCTCGCCTTCCTCCAGCCGGGAGATGAGGCGGTCGAGGTCGAGGCTGTCGCTGTCCATGTTGGCCAGCGGGGCCAGCAGGCCGCCGAGGATTATGTACTGGCCGTGATAGAAGCCGCCTTCGTCCAGGGTCAGCATGCTGTCCCACTCGTTGACCAGGCAGAGCGTGTCCCGGGAGCGGTTCTCGTCCTTGCAGATGTCACAGGGATCGGTGGCCGAAAGGCCGCCGCAGCGCGAACACAGGTGCAGATTGTCCCGCAGGTCGTGGATGCCCTTGCCCAGGCGCCGGGTCTCGGCCTCGGGCCACTTGAGCAGGGTCATGGCCACGCGCATGGCCGACTTGGGGCCAAGCCCGGGCAGGCGCGCCAGCTGTTCCACCAGGGCGCGCAGCGGTTCGGGAATCTGGCTGTGCATGGCCTAGAACACGCCGGGAAGGCGGATGCCGCCGGAGATGGCGCTCATCTCGCGGTCCAGGGTCTCGCGGGCGATGCGGCCGGCTTCATTGACGGCAGCCATGATGAGGTCCTGCAGCATTTCCACGTCGCCGCCTTCCAGGGCCTTGGGGTCGATGGTGAGGCCGCGCAGTTCCTGCTTGCCGGAGACCACGGCCTTGACCATGCCGCCGCCGCTGCTGGCTTCGTAGGTGCGTTCGTTGAGTTCGTTCTGCAGCTTGGCCAGCTTGTTCTGCATGACCTGCGCCTGGCGCAGGATATCGTTCATGTTACGCATGGGTATCTCCTTGGTTGGATTCGGTACAATGTTCGATATTGGCGTTGAGCAGACGGAGGCAGGCCTGCATCTCGGGCCTGTTCCGAAATTCTTCTATCAGTTCCGCCTCGGTACGGGCCTGACGCGGGGCCACGAACTCCAGGCGCAGATGCCCGGCGCCCCAGGCCGCCAGGGCCTGTTCCAGCGGGGGCCGCTGCTTCTCGGTCTGATGCAGCAGGGTCTCGGCCCGCGGGGTCAGGCGCAGGCAGTCCGGTTCCCAGCTGGCGCGCAACTGGCGCAGCAGATGGAGCTGCGGCGCGGCCTCGCCCTTTTCCAGACGCTGGGCGCAGAAATCACAAAAGGCCTGCCAGTCGGGACGGAAGCCTTCCGCAGCCGCAGGGGCTGCCGGACGCGTCTCCACGGCAGGTGCTGCCGGAGGCACGGGGGCCGTCGTCGCGGCCGGTGCCACAGGGGCGGCCGGAGCTGCGGGCCGGGCAGGTTCCACCGGTGCGGCGGCCGGGATGTCGTCAGCTTCGATCATGCCCGCTTCGCTGGGCCCCACATGCTCCGGATGTTCCGGGGCCTCGGGTCGGGGCTGGGCGGCTTTCGGGGCTGAGGTTTCCGTCACTCGTGCGGGACGGGCTGTCTGTCCGGCGGGCATTTCCCGCTGGGGCCGGGCGCAACTTCCGGGCTGCCGGGAGGGCGCAGGCTCGGGAGCGGGTTCGCTGCTGCCGGCAGCGGCGCTCTTTTCCGCCGGGGTCCCGTGTTCACGGGCGCGGGTCGCCGGGGCCCGGACAGGTACGGCATGGCCCATGTCCCGGGGCGGGAGGGGGCTGCCTTCCTGCCTGTCGTGAGCGGGATGCCCCTGTACGGGCGCGGACGGTGCCGGGACGCTGTCCATGCGCTCCAAAGGCAGCAGCTGCGGCAGCAGGGCCAGGTTGAGCAGCAACAGCTCCAGGGCTGCGGCCGGCTCGGGATTCTGCACGATGCCGCGCTGGGCGTCCAGTACCATCTGCCAGGCCGCGTGCAGGTGACCGGCGGAGA contains these protein-coding regions:
- a CDS encoding YbaB/EbfC family nucleoid-associated protein, producing MRNMNDILRQAQVMQNKLAKLQNELNERTYEASSGGGMVKAVVSGKQELRGLTIDPKALEGGDVEMLQDLIMAAVNEAGRIARETLDREMSAISGGIRLPGVF
- the dnaX gene encoding DNA polymerase III subunit gamma/tau encodes the protein MKHLSLAAKYRPQTFAQVAGQDMVKAVLSRAAAEDRVAAAYLLSGTRGVGKTTIARIFAKALNCRHAPGPEPCNQCDQCRKITQGSHVDVTEIDGASNNSVEDARALRENIGYAPMEGRYKVFIIDEAHMLSRSAFNALLKTLEEPPARVVFIFATTEAHKFPITIVSRCQHFVFRHLGEDALVQHLSQVLNKENVPFEEGAVRLIARRAAGSVRDSMSLLDQTLALGGDNLTSAVTREVLGLAGQELFADLFDALHARDCAAVSQLCASLFRQGVDIGFFVRELAGHLRDLFLLRQGGEAVAPTLGLPGEEILFWQGLAPRFSAGHLHAAWQMVLDAQRGIVQNPEPAAALELLLLNLALLPQLLPLERMDSVPAPSAPVQGHPAHDRQEGSPLPPRDMGHAVPVRAPATRAREHGTPAEKSAAAGSSEPAPEPAPSRQPGSCARPQREMPAGQTARPARVTETSAPKAAQPRPEAPEHPEHVGPSEAGMIEADDIPAAAPVEPARPAAPAAPVAPAATTAPVPPAAPAVETRPAAPAAAEGFRPDWQAFCDFCAQRLEKGEAAPQLHLLRQLRASWEPDCLRLTPRAETLLHQTEKQRPPLEQALAAWGAGHLRLEFVAPRQARTEAELIEEFRNRPEMQACLRLLNANIEHCTESNQGDTHA
- the recR gene encoding recombination mediator RecR, whose product is MHSQIPEPLRALVEQLARLPGLGPKSAMRVAMTLLKWPEAETRRLGKGIHDLRDNLHLCSRCGGLSATDPCDICKDENRSRDTLCLVNEWDSMLTLDEGGFYHGQYIILGGLLAPLANMDSDSLDLDRLISRLEEGEIHELILALGATIDAENTASFIRNLVRKRFPHIRVSRLAQGIPLGAEVKYMDRETLRQSLQYRQDI